One genomic segment of Trichoplusia ni isolate ovarian cell line Hi5 chromosome 5, tn1, whole genome shotgun sequence includes these proteins:
- the LOC113494027 gene encoding uncharacterized protein LOC113494027 produces MAKADAPPKPKKPYEEISAIFNGNEVKIRVPKSTSKPPKLTPSQLKLQQSCTCDEEGSICSETCGMIKGEGSCPANRLDFQIPDDICESLTHRTALNSEMVYAKTGTNDTMCNICNVTPKDAPKGVQAQKVLHPDKDVFILKIGKQTDEPNRTGNIEVELVTPRAPAKAQPKTHNCIQIQCEEEDIPCCMPCRTCRGVTPKKRKLKRPRCCPY; encoded by the exons ATGGCTAAGGCAGACGCGCCCCCGAAACCAAAAAAACCGTATGAAGAAATAAGTGCTATATTTAATGGGAACGAG gtaaaaataCGTGTACCCAAAAGCACGTCGAAGCCGCCAAAGCTGACTCCATCTCAGTTGAAGCTGCAGCAGAGTTGTACGTGTGACGAAGAAGGTTCTATATGCTCGGAGACATGCGGCATGATCAAAGGCGAAGGCAGCTGTCCGGCGAATAGGCTTGACTTTCAG ATACCAGATGACATTTGCGAATCGCTAACACATCGAACGGCGTTAAACTCGGAGATGGTTTACGCGAAGACGGGAACGAATGATACTATGTGTAACATTTGCAACGTGACGCCTAAGGACGCGCCGAAAGGGGTGCAGGCACAGAAAGTTTTGCATCCAGATAAAGATGTCTTTATACTGAAGATTGGGAAGCAAACTGATGAACCAAATCGCACTGGAAATATAGAG GTGGAGCTTGTAACACCTCGAGCGCCGGCTAAAGCGCAGCCGAAGACACACAACTGCATACAGATCCAGTGCGAGGAGGAGGACATCCCGTGCTGCATGCCGTGCAGGACCTGTCGGGGAGTCACCCCCAAAAAGAGGAAGCTCAAGAGGCCCCGGTGTTGCCCCTACTAA
- the LOC113494030 gene encoding uncharacterized protein LOC113494030, which yields MDQVVRHPKYPESNVLKLGGYDPNNYGIVNVSPTLITSEAVTPGRPPYLTQKAVGKFLEPLTKELMEVPPRPTIDELDEAVIDKMVNRDKAFWVDKPGANDYTLHDAYYSYGIFAEVIQPTHQDVFPRSYQYDLDCVKYRRLHACDGLKPQPDGKQIPLKAHCRDCRHMDIHALTPFQLAWAKDPGQRRWRYYPDLTADLTPQQIRKSMVDVGRPFQNEACNWYYKNYPPVKHYCIIRKFSK from the exons ATGGATCAAGTGGTTCGTCACCCAAAATACCCCGagagtaatgttttaaaattaggtGGATACGATCCAAATAA CTATGGCATCGTCAATGTTTCACCCACCTTAATAACGAGCGAGGCTGTAACACCTGGACGCCCGCCATATTTGACTCAGAAAGCCGTCGGCAAATTCTTGGAGCCACTCACTAAGGAGCTGATGGAAGTTCCACCAAG ACCAACGATAGACGAACTTGACGAAGCCGTTATTGACAAGATGGTCAACAGGGACAAAGCGTTTTGGGTCGACAAACCGGGAGCCAACGATTACACATTACACGACGCCTATTATTCTTACGGGATTTTCGCCGAAGTTATACAACCAA CACACCAAGATGTATTTCCTCGCTCGTACCAATACGATTTGGATTGCGTGAAGTATCGGCGATTGCATGCATGTGATGGGCTTAAACCCCAACCAGATGGAAAacaa ATACCTCTTAAAGCCCATTGTCGCGACTGTCGTCACATGGACATACATGCCCTGACGCCCTTTCAACTGGCGTGGGCGAAGGACCCTGGACAAAGGAGGTGGAGGTACTATCCCGACCTTACGGCTGACCTGACGCCACAACAGATACGTAAATCTATGGTGGA tgtCGGACGTCCATTTCAGAATGAAGCTTGCAACTGGTATTATAAGAACTACCCACCGGTCAAACACTATTGCATAATCCGGAAATTTTCTAAATGA
- the LOC113493874 gene encoding uncharacterized protein LOC113493874: MSDHTNTSPKSTQVQSKVNSSSSPKQQASAAAASAGSGGAPPSKKGPCPWLCNLVPTNLPAPGPAQAVLHPRKDVFVLKVAKVGPNGDRRCKMELELVTPKGPEKKPPCRIDTRETQCEPEPPPCCCCMRQKKKRKM; encoded by the exons atgtctgaCCACACTAATACCAGTCCCAAAAGTACACAAGTGCAGAGCAAAGTCAATAGTTCAAGTAGTCCGAAGCAGCAGGCATCAGCAGCAGCAGCATCAGCAGGGTCAGGGGGAGCGCCGCCTAGTAAAAAGGGCCCTTGTCCGTGGCTATGTAACCTGGTGCCCACCAACCTCCCCGCTCCGGGGCCAGCCCAGGCTGTGCTACATCCCAGGAAAGATGTATTTGTTCTAAAG GTAGCAAAAGTCGGTCCGAATGGCGATCGTCGGTGCAAGATGGAACTTGAGCTGGTTACTCCCAAAGGTCCTGAAAAGAAGCCGCCATGTCGTATCGACACCAGAGAGACCCAGTGTGAACCAGAGCCGCCACCGTGCTGTTGTTGTATGAGACAAAAAAAGAAGAGGAAaatgtaa
- the LOC113494029 gene encoding uncharacterized protein LOC113494029: protein MAKQDDGLFLLEVLIDKIVFVKSPCFSDKDFRTCVTIECPAVEPLEICDDDPGSCVAKSGGPFVKTFNSGKSCLFSLLEGDITKAMSNFPIKISVYKSLPCGCLPTKIVMGEATIDMTKEFIQARKKFLEDPTNVSYQALKDSFRIVGPDGAETGEIVMFLRISCFGKLIITRFQGASGPPNLGAGGQGQSIVDRSCNPRKEFQTSQDPCVCGAAQAAAAIRPGSGVPCTAPCRSGMGRGGVCPTAQDPYNSMPCEDPDDPCFCSGPKPPPKQPMICRNTDHYCLHVPKGALPSLPIYQDLTEDQIMELKTLNKESQLHHVEDQIINIFKNGSSIPCSETATMVDELLQAYPEQSKFSSESVQAKFDHSLSSLYTIRSKRRSVSFSDKVDYVSKSYSHFSSYRKKEYSDMPKSMFGKKETVYMTLFKDFCRHRTSGTQATASINKCLQVSHSNAINNYFVNDPISNYSSTCNTSTIPYSDCPKQVVQDNKVKYSDVYFFGKKRDHNEGMGGTSKMKKHQKQPQKVTAAQVQNDPVNLNTASVQAQSPNNTTAAQTKRTSNGSNNAKLVSIKDTKPCPSTPGGTKGDMVATVSHIRIGPRDPCPVHGMQPCQGPRCIVAASGADEQAPVKVSTMTNPRRGVFELVIRRMNGAPLARNELMLEWTPPPSRPCGSPCGSPCGPMGPFCRPSKCKMIVCRPTPCRPPRCCKKACKKPCGPMPCRPVPCRPVPCRPVPCKRCCKTPCCGKSCQPCKPCVPPPRCRPACVPPRCRPCIPKKCRPCPPPRCNPCAPPVCSPCSPPSCCPPPRCRPCPPPRCKPCPPPRCRPCPPPRCKPCPPPRCRPCPPPPCKAPCLLPCGQPPCGASCSSPCTSPCKSSPCLRPCPVGYRKLPRKTRSQPKIKAHRKFISPCLNRSKACPVVRSRSVPGPCITCCSASICPPRKCCSVFPCPSRKYCPIYVCSARKCFPKPCPPAKCCQLPCPPRKCCSVYPCKPVKCCKSSCSTCC, encoded by the exons ATGGCGAAGCAGGATGACGGCCTCTTCCTCCTGGAGGTACTCATCGACAAGATAGTTTTTGTGAAGAGTCCCTGTTTCTCTGACAAGGATTTTAGGACCTGTGTTACTATAGAATGTCCTGCAGTCGAACCTCTTGAAATATGTGATGACGACCCAGGTTCCTGTGTCGCGAAAAGTGGGGGACCCTTCGTGAAAACATTCAACAGCGGCAAATCTTGTCTGTTCTCACTCTTAGAGGGAGACATTACCAAAGCTATGAGTAACTTCCCcataaaaatatctgtatacAAGTCACTCCCATGCGGTTGCCTGCCGACTAAAATCGTTATGGGGGAAGCGACAATAGATATGACTAAAGAGTTTATTCAAGCTCGTAAAAAGTTTTTGGAAGACCCAACAAATGTTAGCTATCAAGCGCTGAAGGATTCCTTTCGTATCGTTGGCCCAGACGGTGCTGAGACTGGTGAAATTGTCATGTTTCTACGTATATCTTGCTTCGGGAAACTGATAATAACTAGGTTCCAAGGTGCAAGTGGCCCACCGAATTTAGGAGCCGGTGGGCAGGGACAGTCTATCGTTGATCGGTCATGCAATCCTCGAAAAGAATTTCAAACATCGCAAGACCCCTGTGTTTGTGGAGCAGCTCAAGCAGCAGCTGCTATAAGACCAGGGTCGGGCGTTCCTTGCACTGCGCCCTGCAGATCGGGCATGGGCAGAGGCGGCGTTTGCCCCACAG cacAAGATCCATACAATTCCATGCCATGTGAAGATCCAGATGATCCGTGCTTTTGTTCTGGTCCCAAACCACCACCAAAACAACCAATGATATGCCGAAATACGGACCATTACTGTTTGCATGTTCCCAAAG GTGCCCTGCCGAGCTTGCCGATTTATCAAGATTTGACGGAAGATCAAATTATGGAACTCAAAACACTCAACAAGGAATCGCAACTTCATCACGTTGAAGACCAAATCATCAATATATTCAAAAACGGATCATCAATACCATGTTCTGAGACAGCTACTATGGTCGATGAACTTTTACAAGCCTATCCCGAACAATCCAAATTTTCTTCAGAATCAGTTCAAGCTAAATTCGATCACTCTCTAAGTTCTTTGTATACCATCAGGTCTAAGAGGCGCAGCGTCTCGTTCTCTGACAAAGTAGATTATGTGTCGAAATCGTACAGTCATTTCTCTAGTTACCGAAAAAAAGAATACAGTGATATGCCTAAAAGTATGTTTGGTAAAAAGGAAACGGTTTATATGACGCTGTTCAAAGATTTCTGCCGCCATCGTACATCAGGAACACAAGCAACAGCTTCCATAAACAAATGCCTGCAAGTGTCTCACAGTAACGccattaataattactttgttaaCGATCCTATTTCGAACTATAGCTCCACATGTAATACATCAACTATACCCTATTCAGATTGTCCAAAACAAGTTGTGCAGGATAACAAAGTAAAATACTcagatgtatatttttttggtaaaaaaagaGACCATAACGAGGGGATGGGAGGCACAAGTAAGATGAAAAAACATCAGAAACAACCGCAGAAAGTCACAGCTGCTCAAGTTCAAAATGACCCCGTGAATTTAAATACAGCCTCGGTGCAAGCTCAGTCACCAAACAACACTACTGCAGCACAAACTAAAAGAACTTCTAATGGAAGTAATAACGCAAAACTAGTTTCTATTAAAGACACAAAGCCATGTCCATCAACACCTGGTGGTACTAAAGGCGACATGGTTGCTACAGTATCGCATATTAGAATTGGACCAAGAGATCCGTGTCCCGTGCACGGAATGCAACCCTGCCAAGGACCTCGATGTATTGTAGCTGCTTCGGGAGCCGATGAACAGGCACCTGTTAAGGTTTCCACGATGACTAATCCCCGCCGAGGAGTGTTTGAATTAGTAATTCGTAGGATGAACGGAGCTCCACTGGCAAGGAATGAACTAATGCTTGAGTGGACTCCACCACCAAGCCGACCGTGTGGCTCACCATGTGGTAGTCCATGCGGTCCTATGGGTCCATTTTGCCGACCATCTAAATGCAAGATGATTGTTTGCCGACCTACACCGTGCAGGCCGCCCAGATGCTGTAAAAAGGCATGTAAAAAGCCATGTGGGCCCATGCCATGCCGACCGGTGCCATGCCGACCAGTACCATGCCGACCGGTGCCATGTAAGAGGTGCTGCAAGACGCCTTGTTGTGGAAAGTCTTGTCAACCCTGCAAGCCTTGTGTGCCCCCACCACGATGCAGGCCGGCATGTGTACCACCGCGTTGTAGACCATGTATTCCGAAAAAATGCAGGCCCTGCCCTCCACCGCGATGCAACCCTTGTGCTCCACCAGTATGCAGTCCATGCTCTCCACCGAGCTGTTGCCCACCCCCGCGATGCAGGCCCTGCCCGCCGCCGCGGTGTAAGCCTTGCCCGCCTCCGCGGTGCAGGCCTTGCCCGCCACCACGATGCAAGCCCTGCCCTCCACCACGATGCAGGCCTTGTCCCCCTCCACCATGCAAAGCTCCTTGCCTACTACCTTGTGGTCAGCCACCCTGCGGGGCATCTTGTAGCTCGCCTTGCACTTCTCCATGCAAAAGCTCACCCTGCTTAAGACCCTGCCCCGTTGGGTACAGGAAACTTCCTCGTAAGACTCGCAGCCAACCAAAAATTAAAGCACATCGTAAATTTATATCTCCTTGCTTAAACCGCTCTAAAGCTTGTCCAGTGGTACGTTCTCGCAGCGTACCTGGACCTTGCATCACATGTTGCAGTGCATCTATATGCCCACCTAGGAAGTGTTGCTCGGTCTTTCCCTGCCCATCACGCAAGTATTGCCCTATATACGTTTGCTCGGCAAGAAAATGTTTTCCTAAGCCCTGCCCGCCTGCAAAATGCTGCCAGCTACCATGCCCACCACGGAAGTGCTGTTCGGTGTATCCCTGCAAGCCAGTAAAGTGTTGCAAGAGCAGCTGCTCGACTTGCTGTTAA